Genomic DNA from Candidatus Auribacterota bacterium:
CCTGAGATAATCATCGCGGAGCGCGTTTTCCGCGGCGGTCGCCAGGATAACGGCTTCCGGCACGGAAGGGGAAGTGCGGGTGCGAAGTCGCCGGCCGCTCGAACCGATCAGGACAATCTTCCCGGAGAAGACAGGTGGCGGCAGCTTCCCCTCGAGCAGAGCAGCGGCGGAGCACACCATCCCTCCCGCGTATTCCCGGAACATGAGCCTTCCTCCCGAATCAGTGTTGACACGAAGGCCGTCCACATCAATGCCCTCAACCGCCTCCCCCTTCAGCCTCAGCGTGACGCGGCGCGCCCCGAGAGAGACGGCGAGCAGAGCGACGGGGAACCCCTGATAGGGAGCATGTTCTGCCCATGCAACCAGGGGGACTCCCCGCGCGACGCCGTCAGCGTCGGGGGGAATGTTGGAAAATCCGCATCCGGCCGCGGCATCCACGGCGCGGGCATTCGCGCACTCAAGGACCGCCTGGGGTGAGGGCATCCAGCGCCGGGGTCTCCCCCAGGGATTGGTGCTGAACTGAATCCGTGATTTTTCGACGACACCCAGGCTCCCCCGAGGGGAATCTTTCACATCACATGCGAGCCTGTAACCGACGACGGTCTTCCCGGCGCCGCGCACGGCGGCCTCAAATGCTGCGTCCGCGTCGGCCGGGCAGTCACATATCCCGATCGCGCGAGGCTTCCCCTGTGCTACCGCGGTGATGATCTTTGCAATGCCCTGTGCGTCCATTTTTGCGGTCTTTGGGGAACTGCTTTCGCCGGTGAGGATGACGCAGGTTGAAGAATCAGAGCGCTTGGTCGGGGCGAGGTTCAGGAGGAGGTCCTGAACATTCTGCTCGCATGTGGCGAGGAACACGGGAGTGCGCCAGTAGAGCGCGAGCACGAGGGCGGAGAGGATGAGAGGGGCGAGTATCCTTGTGCGTCCCGGGATAGTACTAGCGGACATGGCTGTTGGTTAGTTAAGTAGCTATTAAGGGCAGCATTGTTGTTTTACAGCATGCATGTCACCCCCGCGGAAGCGGGGGGCCGGCATAGAAGCATCTAACGCTGGATTCCCGCATGCGCGGGAATGACAACGGTTGAAGATGAAAAACTATTCATGCTCCAGGTAATATCCACTCCCCCACAGAAGGGGAGGATACCGATTGAGAACTACTTCTTCTCGGCGAGGATCTTTTCTATCTCCGTCTTGACCCGCTCCCAGTCCTTGTCCGAGTTCACCTCAACCTTGATTGCCTTGATGCCGCAGTTGTTGTACGCCTCAACATCCGTGTCGCTGTCGCCCACGCCGAAGAGGACATCGGCCTTCCGCCGGATTTCCTTTATCGTGTCGGTCTTATACTCGATGGATTTCTTAAACCCCTTCCGGTGATACACCCACTTCCCCTTCGGGAACTTGTTGTCCTCGATCCACTTCATTGATGCCTTGAGGCACTTCTGGCTGCGAGCGCTTACGTAATAGATATCAACCCCCTGGGCGCTCACCCGATTCAGCACCTCGCGCGATTTTTCGATCGGTTTGTCCTGCGCGATCAAGTCGGGAGAGAAATAGATGTTGTAGTATCCCTTGGGGTCCTTCTCCTTCGGGCATTCCGCTTCCGCCTTTGCCCTGCGGGCGGTCTCGTCGGCAATGGTGCCGTCCATGTCAATGACGCAGGCCCTCGGCTTCGCGCCTGCCTGTTGCGACGCCTTCGCCTCCTGCGCGTGCGCCTGCATTCCGAGTGCAAGCACCAGCAGTACGGCAAGCAAGCACCTGTACTGTTTCTTCACACATCCCCCCCTTTGTTGAGAAATGAAACCACGCACCCTGAGCTGGGTACGCTAATCACAATAGCACAATTGTTCCCGGCAGGAGAAGAGTCTTTTGTAATGCCTCAGAAGGCGTGAAAAAATTCAAATTGCAGGCTGAATTTGCCAAAGCAAGAAATTGTCATTGCGAGTCCCGCTTAGCGGGACGAAGCAATCTGTTGATTTGCAGGCAGTTGAGATTGCCACGCCCGCCTCGCCTTATCAGCGAGTTTATCCTGAGCGAAGCCGAAGGAGCGTCCTCGCAATGACAACCGGGCTCGTAGCCGGGACTTCAGTCCCGGGGAAACGTTAAAAATGCCTCAAACCATTTACCGCCCAGGATTGCGCGACTGAAGATGCTCTTCGTGGCGGCCAATATCCGGTTTCATAACAATCACGATGAAGTGCGCTACTCGATGCACGAGCAGCGAGCCGCAGGATTGATCGACTTCTTGGGGTACTTGGATCGGAGACGAAAAAAGGCCGCATAGTGCGGCGGTTTTTCAATCCGTCGCCGTGCAAAAAAATATTTTGCACGAGACGAGAAGAGATAAGTTACATGACATAACAAGCGAAAACGAAGCGGTAAAACGATAAGAATCAGGAAAGTGGTGCAAAATTCAGGTAATACCAAGCAAGCCTGATACTGCATTCAAGATCCTATGCAGTAACAAGCATTTTACGGATTTTTCTCAACACTTTGAGCAGATCAATGCAAATGACAGCTCCCACTGCAAAGAAGATCGGCATCATATATGATACCATTCGGTACACTATTGAGGGGGTCGGCATATAGCCATAAAGGGCCAAAACGGCGACATACCCAATTGTTGTCAGCGGCAGAAAGAATACGGAGAGAACTACGATCCATCTTGCACTCAGTTCTCGGTAGAAGAGAATCGATGGAAATAAAGCGACAGCTTTCGAGCTGACTGATCCATCAATGAGCATAGAGCAGGCTTTATGAAGGTGAAGAGAGAGGGTTAAAAGGAGGACAATAATAACCAAGGGACCCACAAGAACAGCGATTTTCTTCGGCACTTCTATATATAATAACTTGACTTCTTTCAGCTCTTTTTCGATCAAGTTATCCACTACGGCCCTGCACCCCCAAAGATTAAGCATAGGGTTTGTCATCCAAAATTGATACCAATTTGGAAAAACCTCACTAAATTGCTGAGGTTTAATGATAATCCCGAGCTCTCTCTCTGCATGTACACGGTAGGGATTAGTAAACTCGACCCATTTAATCAGGGCTTTATCGATGGGATAGGATAATGCGGTCTGATCGCCAATATCAATTGTAGGGAAAAATATGGACGTACTATCCCAATCAATCTGTATCATATATAGCTGACCACGTTCAGGCATGCTCCATGTCGGAACTCTCGTGCGAATAGCATCCTCGATTTGTTTTACGAAACGTTCACCCTCTGCCTGCGATGAAATCGCGAGAACCGGCAAGAAAAGATCCTGAGTAATCTCAGCCCATAGTATTCTGATATCGATAAGGTTATCTCCAGAATGAACAGGCAACGGTGTCACAAATGGAATCCCTCGAGACAGTTTGAGCTCATAATTTTCACCACACTGTAGTGATATTAACTTTTCAGTCGCTCCTCCTTGGTTGGCAATGGGCGGTATGAACAGCGCACGAGGATAGGGGCTGCCGATAAAAGCATCTTTGAACCCGCGATCGTTAAATCCTTTTTTGAGTATATCTATACTTTTCAGTCCCATCCTTACTTCTTCAGCCTTCTCCCTGTAAATCTCGCGCCAGATCTGATCTAAGAGCATTGTGGAACGTTGTTGCTGGTCTTCCGCCGCCCGAACGTGTTTCGCGGGTTCATGAGCTTCCCCTTCGGAAGTGGCCACTTCAACTTGCCCGAAACTGAAATAATCTATAATCGCCCCTGGATTGCCTTCTTTACACCATTTTCCCAGGGAGAGTATTTCGGGGTAAAAGACTCCCACTATTTTTTGAAATCTTTCAATCTCATTCAGAATCAATTGATACTTCTGGGATTCCGGGTGGATAAGTAAAAGGATGAGACAAGTCAGGATGAGGGTAAAATACGTTCGACAGATCTGCGCCAAGATTTCAGGAGCTTGAGCCATAGCTTTGCCGAGCTTTGCCGTAAAGTCGACCTTGAATGTAATAGTACATGGTTGTGCTGTATATAATTAGTCGGTGGTTGTATTGACTCAGGGGTAAATTAATTTTAGCTTCATGCTCGGTAATTTTGTCGTGCATAGAGCCCGATTCATCTTGCCATACAATGCAGCATATATCACTCCATTTACTGGTAT
This window encodes:
- a CDS encoding CHASE2 domain-containing protein translates to MSASTIPGRTRILAPLILSALVLALYWRTPVFLATCEQNVQDLLLNLAPTKRSDSSTCVILTGESSSPKTAKMDAQGIAKIITAVAQGKPRAIGICDCPADADAAFEAAVRGAGKTVVGYRLACDVKDSPRGSLGVVEKSRIQFSTNPWGRPRRWMPSPQAVLECANARAVDAAAGCGFSNIPPDADGVARGVPLVAWAEHAPYQGFPVALLAVSLGARRVTLRLKGEAVEGIDVDGLRVNTDSGGRLMFREYAGGMVCSAAALLEGKLPPPVFSGKIVLIGSSGRRLRTRTSPSVPEAVILATAAENALRDDYLRRSRGMGLLEIALIIGAPFAIAHLAGWRKMAATLGVPALVAVGAVILLMLFRQEMRVFYPGISALISWILPSGRRTRARSEKRPYPSSPL